A segment of the Candidatus Bipolaricaulota bacterium genome:
CTCCACGATCCCATGTTCTCCGTGCGAACCCATGACGATGAGGGAGACCCGTTTATCTTTTGCTGTCTTGACGATCTCTTGAAATGGAATCCCCTCGACCACGACAAGCTCCGCCTTCGCCGCGGTGGAGAAATCGGTCGGGTAGAGGATGCGCCTAAACATCGTTCACCTCCGCTTCTGCCCGTCTCTTGCCAGAGAAGTAACGCCGTAACCAGGGGGCGGCTTTAAGGTATGTAACCATCAAGAGGATCTGAAAGATCGGCAGGGTCGCTGCTGGGATCGCTACCAACGGGGAGAAGGCCATCGTCGCC
Coding sequences within it:
- a CDS encoding universal stress protein, which translates into the protein MFRRILYPTDFSTAAKAELVVVEGIPFQEIVKTAKDKRVSLIVMGSHGEHGIVERVIGSTTARVLRESPVPVLVIRPRGNRTEGKK